The sequence below is a genomic window from Meiothermus sp. Pnk-1.
ATGGTAAAAGCCATTGAGCGGGTTACAGGCCGGCGTCACCCTATTCGCCCCATACGTCGCCCTGATGTGAATCCCTAAAAAGATTCTACTAGACACAAACTTTTTTATATCCCTCCGGCGCAGAGAGCCGGAGGCAATCAACTTTTTAAAATACCTATCCCCTGAACAAATGGTCACCTCAGCCATTGTCCAAGTGGAATATGCAACAGGCGAGTTTGCGATAGACCCAAGGCAAGAAAAAAGTATACATCAGCTATTTGCTCAATTCAAAATCTTGCCCTTTGAAGAGAACGCAGCGCTCAAAACCGTACGGGAAGCAACTAAACTATCCCTACCCAAAAAACCCAACCCCCACAAACGCCTATTCGATTTGATGATCGCTTCAACCGCATGGACTCATAACCTGACCATCTTGACTGAAAATCTCAAGGACTTTGAAGACCTGGGCTGGGCTCGAGCAGCCAACTGGCGAGAGTATGGCCGGTAGACAAACCTTCCGCATCCTCATCGTGGGCAAGTCGGACTCGGGGAATCCGGCGCATGGAGGGGCGCTGCCGGCACCCGGTCATCGTCAGCCGCAAGCGCGAGTTCGCCGATCTGGCCGGGGGGCGCCACACCGTGGGCGGGGCCGGCGACCCCACCCCCGCCCTCAAGCGCCACCCCTGGGAGACGCCACTACAAGCACCCCCTCAACTTCCGCACCCTCGATGCCCGGCGTCAACCCCTCCTGCGGCAACAGTCTGGAGCTTAGATGGGCGCATCGCCGAGGCCGCCTGGCAGGGCCCACGACCTCAGCCTAGCTGATGAGCGAACCGATCAGCCGCAGGCCCTCGAGCTCACCCGCAAGTTCAAGGCCATGATCGTTGAGGGGGCCGAGCCTGCGCCTGAACTGGGCGACCTCAGGGCGCTGGCCGGGGTGCACAAGCTGCACGCGCGGGTCAAGTGCGCTACGCTGGCGTGGAACACGCTGGAAGAAGCGCTGAAGGGGCAGTAACGATTGTCTCCGGCTTACGACCCACGGGAGGGTTCCACTTCCCCCTCCTCGCGGAATTGCAGCTCGTAGAGGTCGCGGTACAAGCCGCCCGCTGCCAGCAACTCCTCGTGGGTACCCTGCTGCACCACCCGGCCGTCCTCGAGCACCACGATCAGGTCGGCGCGGCGCACCGTGGAGAGGCGGTGGGCGATGACGAAGGTGGTGCGGCCTTGCATGAGGGTCTCGAGCGCCTCCTGCACCAGCATCTCCGACTCGGAGTCGAGGGAGCTGGTGGCCTCGTCGAGGATGAGGATGCGGGGGTCCTTGAGCAGCGCCCGGGCGATGGCGATGCGCTGACGCTGCCCGCCCGAGAGCCTCACCCCGCGTTCGCCCACCAGGGTGCCGTAGCCCTCGGGGAAGGCGCAGATGAACTCGTGGGCGTTGGCGGCCTTGGCCGCGGCGACAATTTCGGCCTCGCTCGCCCCAGGGCGGCCATAACCGATGTTCTCGGCGATGGAGCCGGAAAACAGCAGGGTCTCCTGGGGCACGATGCCGATGTGCGAGCGTAGCTCGCGCAAGGCCACCTCGCGCACGTCGAGGCCGTCTAGGGTGATGCTGCCGCCGGTCACGTCGTAAAAGCGCGGGATCAGGGCCACCAGGGTGCTCTTCCCGGCCCCGCTGGGGCCCACGATGGCCACCACCTGGCCAGGTTTGGCCTCGAGGCTCACCCCCCGCAGCACCTCGCCGCGCTCGCCGTAGCCAAAGCGCACGTCCTGGAAGCGCACCCACCCCTGCACCCGTTCCAGCGGCCTGGGCTGGGCCGGTTCGACCAGGTCGGGGCGCTCGTCGAGCAGCTCGAAGATGCGGCTGGAAGCGCCCAGGGCGCTCTGGATCTGGGTGAAGATGCCGGTAAAGGTGCCCACCGTGGCGGCGATGTTGAAGGTGTAGAGCACGAAGGTGAAGAGCTGGCCGGGGCTGATCTCCTTCAGCGCCACCAGCCGCCCGCCGTACCAAAGCACCAAGCCCAGCGCGGCGGAGACGGCAAAGAAGACGATAGGGTTGAGCACCGCCCCCAGCAGCGCCCGCCGCAGCGCCACCCGGAAGGAGTTGCCGATGAGCTCGCCATAGCGCTTGGCCTCGAGCCCCTCCGCCGTGAACGACTGCACCACCCGGATGCCCGAGAGGGTCTCCTCGGCACGGGCGTTGGCCTCGGCCACCCGGTCTTGGAACTCCTTGGAAACCCGGCGGATCAGGCGGCCCAGGAAGATCGCCGCCAGGATCACCACCGGCACCACCGCCAGGATCAGCGCGGTGAGCTTCCAGTTGGTGAGGAAGAGGATCGCCAAGGTGCTCACCAGCACCAAGGGCTGGGTGAAGAGCTGCACCAGGGTGCTTGAGACCACCGCCTGCACGGTGGCGATGTCCGAGGTCAGGCGGCTGGTGATGTCGCCGGTCTTGTTGCGCTCGAAAAAGCGGGGGGAGAGGGTGAGCAGGTGGGTGTAGAGCGCCTTGCGCAGGTCGGCCACCACGCCCTCGCCGGCGCGGGCTACGAGGTAACTTTGCACCCCGCTGAAGACGGCCTGCCCCGCGAACACCCCCAGCAGCACCAAGAGCAGCGAGTCGAGCCGGGCCAGGTTGGCCTCGAGGAAGGAGGCGTTGATCAGGCGGCCCACCACCTGAGGGAACGATAGGTTGAAAGCGGTGGAGATCAGGCTGGCGAGCCCGGCCACCACCAAGCCCCAGCGGTAGGGCCGGGTGTAGGCCAGCAGACGGCGCAACTGGCCCAGGTCACGTTGCCGCTTTGGCGCTTGCGAAGCATGCATGGCAAGCATTTTAGGGCAGGCCCGGGGCCTCTCGGAGCGTGCGGCGGGTCCTGACTACTCGGTGGCCAGGGGCTCCCTGGCCGCCTCGGCCTCGAGCCCGCGCGCAGGAGCGTCCGCGATGCCGAAGTCCTGCGCGATCAGCCGGGCGGTCATCTTGGCCGACATCATCACGCTGGGGGTCCCGGCTCCCGGCTGCACCCCGGCCCCCACCAGGTAGAGCTTGGCGATATCCTCCGAGCGGTTGTGCGGGCGGAAAAAGGCCGACTGCAGCAGCAGCGGTTCGGGGCCAAAGGCGTTGCCCAAGTAGGAGTTCAGGGTGTGCTCGAAGTAATCCGGGGTGACGAAGCCCTTGTACACGAGCCGGCTCATCAGCCCCGGCAGGTAGCCGCGCTCGTCGAGGAAACGCAGGATCTTGTCGGTGAAGGGTTCTCCCAACAGTTCCCAGTCGAGCCTCGAGCCGTTGTGCGGCACCGGCACCAGCGTGTAGGCCGCGTGGTGGCCGGGGGGGGCCAGCGAGGGGTCGGTGAGGGTGGGCAGGTGCAGGTACTGGGAGAAGTCCTTGGCTAGGATCTTACGCCCGAAGATATCCCGCAAAAGCTCCTCGTAGCGCGGCCCCAGGATGATGTTGTGGTGGCGCAGCCGCTCGCCCTCGTGCCCATCGGCCCTGAAGCCGAAGTAGATCACCACCAGCGACATGCTCTGCCTCCTGGCCTTCACCACCCAGTCGGCGTTCCAGAAGCGGTACTGCGGCTCGATGAGATCGAGGTAAGTGTGGGCGTAATCCGCGTTGGAGACCACCAGGTCGGCTTGCAGCACCTCGCCCGAGGCCAGCGTGACGCCGGTGGCGACCTTTTTGCCGTTTTGGCGGACCACGTTGATCTTGGTGACCTCGGCGCGGTAGCGAACGGTCCCGCCCAGCTCCTCGAACTTCTTCACGAACCCCTGCACCAGGGCTCCGGTTCCCCCCATCGCGAAGTGGATCCCCCAGGTCTTTTCGACGAAGTGGATCATGGCGTAGATGGCCGGGACGCTCATGGGATTGCCGCCGATGAGCAAGGTCTCGAAGCTAAAGACCTGCTGCATCTTGGGGTTCTTGAAATATTTTTTGGCGAAGCTCAGCAGGGTGCGCACCGCGTCCAGCCGGAGCAAATCTGGGACGACCCGGAGCATGGTACCCAAGTCGCCGAAGTAGGTGTATCCGAGCTCGAGGAAGCCGCGCTCAAAGATGGCCTTGGCGTCGCGGTGGAAGCGCTCGTAGCCCTCCAGGTCCTCGGGGGCCAATGCTTGAATCTGTGCCCGGGTGCTCGCCGGGTCGCCGTCGTAGTCGAAGAAGGTGCCGTCGTCGAAGCAGATGCGGTAAAAGGGCAGAATCGGCACGATCTGCACGTAGCGGGAGGTGTGGGGGCCACCACTTGCGCGCTTGTCGTCGCCCAGGATGGTGGGCGGAAAGTCGGGCTCGCCAAGGCGGGGCCGACCGCGCTCGAGCGCGAATAACTCCTCGATAAAGTGCGGCACGGTGATGACGGTGGGACCCATGTCGAAGGTGAAGCCGCCCACTCTGCGCACGTAGGCCCGCCCGCCGGGGCCGTCCAGCTTCTCGAGAATGGTGGTATCGAAGCCCAGGCTTTGCAGGCGGATGCCCATCGCCAAGCCGCCGATGCCCGAGCCGATCACCAGGGCTTTCTTAGCCATGCTTGGCATCCTAACCTTGGGGTTCGGGGGCTACCAACGGCGTGAGCTACAGTCGCCCACGGGCTTAGCCTAGCCGGCGTGCCAGCCCGGCGTTTTGCACGATGGTGGTGGCGATCTCCTCGATGGAGGAGGTGGTGGTGTCGAAGTAGCGAATGCCGTTGTTTTTGAAAAGCCGTTCGGCCCGCTCCACCTCGTAGCGGCACTGCTCGAGCGTGGCGTAGCGGCTGCCCGGCTTGCGGGCCGTGCGGATCTGGTGCAGGCGTAGGGGGTCAATGGTCAGGCCGAAGACCCGGGAGCGGTAGGGCTGGAGCAGTTCGGGCAGCGTAAGTCGCTCGAAGTCGCCCTCGGCGAGGGGGTAGTTGGCCGCACGGATGCCGTACTGGAGCCCCAAAAAGAGACAGGTCGGGGTCTTGCCCGCGCGGGAAACCCCCACCAGGATCACCTCCGCTTGGGCGTAGTGCTTGCTGCCCAAACCGTCGTCGGTGGCCAGGGCAAAGTCCACCGCGTCAATGCGGGTGAAGTAGGTGCTGGCGTCGTTGATGCTGTGGAAACGGCCCACCCGGGGCTGAACCCGAGCCCCCAACTCGGCCTCGAGCCTGCTCAAGTACGGCCGGAAGAGGTCAAAGACCAGCGCCGGGGCGCGCTCGAGCAGGGCGCTCAACCCCGGATTGGTCAGGGTGCTGAAGACGATGGGCCGCACCCCCTGCGCCTCGCAAACCAAGCGGATCTCGGCCACGATGGCCTCGAGCTCGGCCTCGGTATCGGTAAAAGGGCGGGCCTGATACTCGAACGTCACCCCCTCAAAGTGCGCCAACAAGCTTCTCGCCACGCTCTCGGCGGTGATGCCGGTGTGATCGGAAACAATAAATACCGTGCGGACTGGCATTTGCCCTTAGTCTACCGCCGTTCCTTGCCCTGCTCGCGCCGCCAGGCTCGGTGTACTTGCCTCGCTTTCACACCACCCACCCGGAGCCCTTGCGCACCCACACTGAGGTACAGTAAGGAAAAGCGCCAGGAAGGGGGAGGTATGTATATCCGCTGGTTCGACACGCTCGGTATGGAAGACCTAAGCCTAGTTGGAGGTAAAAACGCCTCGCTCGGGGAGATGATCAGCCGGCTCAGCCACCTGGGAATCAAGGTGCCGGAAGGGTTCGCCACCACCGCGCAAGCCTTTCGCGCGTACATGGAGCATAACGGGCTCGAGGAAAAAATCCGCGAGGGCCTACAACAGCTGGACGTAGACGACGTAGAAGCGCTGGCGCGCACCGGGGCCGAGATCCGCCGCTGGGTGGAGGAGGGCGAGATGCCCGCGGCGCTCGAGGCCGCCATCCAAGAAGCCTACGCCAGGCTGGAAAGCCGCTCTGGAGCGGAGCTCTCGGTGGCGGTGCGCTCCTCGGCCACCGCCGAGGACCTGCCCGAGGCCTCCTTCGCCGGGCAGCAGGAGACCTACCTGGGGGTGCGGGGGGTGGAGAACGTCCTCCGTTGCGTGAAGAAGGTCTTCGCCTCGCTGTACAACGACCGGGCCATCGCCTACCGGGTCCACCACGGCTTCGCCCACCAGCAAGTAGCCCTCTCGGCGGGCATCCAGCGGATGGTGCGGAGCGATCTGGGCTCGAGCGGGGTGATCTTCACCCTCGACACCGAATCCGGCTTCCGCGACGCGGTGTTCATCACCTCGAGCTACGGCCTGGGCGAGTTGATCGTGCAGGGGGCGGTGAACCCCGACGAGTTCTACGTGTACAAGCCCGCGCTCAAAGCGGGAAGGGCAGCCATTTTGCAGCGGCACCTGGGCACCAAGATGCAGAAGATCGTCTACGCCGAGGGCGACGAGCCCATTCAGACCGTCCCGGTGCCCGAGGCCGAGCGGATGCGCTTCTCCATCACCGACGAGGAGGCCGAATCGCTAGCCCGACAGGCCCTCCTCATCGAGGAGCACTACGGCCGCCCGATGGACATCGAGTGGGCCAAGGACGGCCTGGACGGCCAGCTCTACATCCTCCAGGCCCGCCCGGAGACCGTGCAAAGCCGCATGGGCCGGGTGATCGAGCGCTTCACCCTGCTGGAGCGCGGCGAGGTGCTGGTGAGCGGGCGCAGCGTGGGCAACCGCATCGGGGCCGGAGCCGTGCGGGTCATCCAGAGCCCCCAGGAGATGCACCGGGTGAAGCCGGGCGACGTGCTGGTGGCGGACATGACCGACCCCGACTGGGAGCCGGTGATGAAGCGGGCCGCGGCCATCGTGACCAACCGGGGCGGGCGCACCTGCCACGCGGCCATCGTGGCCCGCGAGCTGGGCATCCCAGCGGTGGTGGGCACCGGCGAGGCCACCCGCGTGCTGCAAGACGGCGATCCCGTGACGGTCTCCTGTGCCGAGGGGGATACCGGTAGGGTATACCGCGGCCAGTTGCGTTTCGAGGTGCAGAAGATCCACCTCGACCAGATGCCCGAGATCCCGGTCAAGATCATGATGAACGTGGCCACGCCGGAGCGGGCCTTCAGCTTCGCCAGCCTGCCCAACGCCGGGGTGGGGCTAGCCCGGCTCGAGTTCATCATCAACAACGTCATCGCGCTGCACCCGCAAGCGGTACTCGACTACCCTAACCTACCCTCCCACCTCAAGGCCGAGATCGAGCGGCGCAGCGCGGGATACCCGAACCCCCGCGCTTTCTTTGTGAGCAAGCTGGCCGAGGGGGTCTCGACGATCGCCGCCGCCTTCGCGCCCCACCCGGTGATCGTGCGGCTTTCGGACTTCAAGTCCAACGAGTACGCCCACCTCCTGGGCGGGGAGCGCTACGAGCCCAAGGAGGAAAACCCCATGCTCGGTTTCCGGGGGGCTTCACGCTATCGCTCCAAGGCTTTCGCCGGAGCCTTCGCCATGGAGTGTGAGGCGCTGAGATACGTGCGCGACGAGATGGGTCTGACCAACGTGGAGATCATGATCCCCTTCGTGCGCACGGTGGGCGAACTGCAGGCGGTGCTGGAGGTGTTGCGATCCCACGGGCTCGAGCGAGGCAAGAACGGCCTCAGGGTCATCATGATGTGCGAGGTGCCCTCCAACGCCATCCTGGCGGAGGGGTTTTTGCAGCATGTGGATGGCTTCTCCATCGGCTCCAACGACCTCACCCAGCTCACCTTAGCCCTCGACCGCGACTCCGGCCTGGTGGCCGAGCTCTTCGACGAGCAGGACGAGGCGGTGAAGTTCCTGCTCTCGAGGGCCATCCAAACCGCCAAGAAGATGGGCAAGTACATCGGCATCTGTGGCCAGGGCCCCTCCGACCACCCCGAGTTCGCCCTATGGCTGGTGGAACAGGGTATCGAGAGCCTCTCGCTCAACCCCGACAGCGTGCTCGAGACCTGGCTGTTCCTGGCCGAGCGGCAAAATATACCGTCGTAAAAATACAGCCCTCCGTACGTCCCACGCCGTACGTCGAACGAAGGGGATCGGTCCCCCGGGTGTACGAGCTTTGCTCGTCCCGACAGGGAATCTACCTCTGGGTGTACGAGCTTTGCTCGTCCCCAGCATTTAGCGTATAGCGTACGACGTATGACCTAAGTCACGTCTTGCGTTTTGCGTATAGCGTACGACCCAAGACGTACGGCCATCTCTACGACGCGGTACGGAAGGCCAACATCAGGCCTCCGCGGAGAGCAGTTCACCTTGCTCCCGTAACCGGTTGATGTCCCTCGAGGGCGCGCTCCCGAACAGGCGGCGATACTCCCGGCTGAATTGCGACGGGCTGGCGTATCCCACCTGCCGGGCGGCCGTCGCGGCATCCATCCTCGAGGTCAGCATCAGGCGCCGGGCCTCCTGAAGGCGCAGTATCTTCTGAAACTGCAACGGGCTCATCGAGGTGACGGCCTTGAAGTGCTGGTAGAAGGAGGAGGGGCTCATGTTCACCATCCTGGCCAGTGCCTCGACGCGCATCGGCTGGTCGAAGTTAGACCGTATCCAGCGAATAGCCCGGGCGATACGGTACACGCTTGACTCGGCGAGGCCGATCTGGGCTACCCGGCTCCCTATCGAACTGCGCAGCAGGCGGATCAGGACCTCCTCGACCGCCAATGGGGCGAGCAGCTCGGCATCTTGCGGGCTGGCCATCAGCTCGAGCAACCGGAGCGCCGCTTTCACCACGCCCGCGTCGCTTCCGCCGATATACACCCCCTTATTCCCGTAGACCGCGGGCAGGCCGTGCGGATATACCTTCAAGATCAGCTCGGCAATTTGGCGGGGGTCTAAATCCAGGCGAAGGCAGAGGAAGGGCTCGGCGGGGCTGGCCCGGGTGACCTGAAACGACAGGGGCAAATCCACCGAGAACACGATCATCTGGGCCGGGTTGTACTCGTATCTCTCCGATCCCAGCAGAGCCGCTTTGGCCCCCTGTGCCACGATGCACAGCGCCGGGGTGGACAAAGCGAGCAAGGGGGCCTTGTAAGGGCGCGAGTGGCGGCTGACGTATACGCCGGGAAGCCGAAGCGCAAACACGCCGTCGTAGGGAGCGTACGCGCGGATCAACCCAGCCAGCTTCAGCAGGTCGGACGGATCCGGCTCCGTGGGGTTTTCCAAATGGGACAGGGGCTTCGCTTGGCTCATCGCGGTTCTCCCTTTGGGGCACGCTGCCGCCCTGACTTACCCCCATTGTAGGCAGCGCAACCGGCCCGATTTGCCTAAATCTCCAAATCCCTTATCCCATCCTCCATAGAGGAAGAGGTCCCCGGAGTTTTAGGCAAGAACCCCCCAGAAACAGACAACCGGCTGCGGGGTAAGCGGGGCCATACTGGCATCGCTGGCCGGCGCAACTTCCGGCTTTGCGTGGGAGGTAAACCACCATGCGTGCAACGGTCATGTACGGCCCCCGTGACGTGCGCTCCGAAGAGCGCCCAGATCCCCAAATCCTCGAGCCCACCGACGCGATCATCCGGTTGCCCGCCACCTGCATCTGCGGCTCCGACCTGTGGCCCTACCGTGGCTTCGACCGCCTAACCCAGCCCACCCCCATGGGCCACGAGTACGTGGGCATCGTCGAGGAAGTGGGCAGCGCGGTAAAGAACATCAGGCCGGGGCAGTTTGTGGTGGGCTCATTCTTTGCCTCGGACAACACCTGCCCCATCTGCCAAGCTGGCTACCATAGTTCCTGCGTCAACCGGCAACCCGGCGCCCCCACGGGGGCGCAAGCGGAGTACGCCCGCATCCCCCTGGCCGACGGTACCCTCGTCCCCACCCCAGAGATTCCCCCCGACGACCTGATCCCGAGCCTCTTGGCGGCCTCCGATGTGCTGGGGACCGGCTGGTTCGCTGCGGTGGCGGCCCAGGTGCAGCCGGGCAAGGCGGTCGCGGTAGTCGGGGATGGAGCCGTCGGGCTGCTGGCGGTGCTCTCTGCCAAGCAGATGGGCGCCGAGCGCATCTTTTTGCTGGGGAGCCGCAACCCATCGCGGCAGGCTTTGGCCAGGGAGTTCGGCGCTACGGACATCCTCGAGGAGCGCGGCGACGAAGGCGTAGAGCGGATCAAGGATCTGACCGACGGCCTGGGGGTGCACTCGGCCATCGAAGCGGTCGGCACCCAGGAATCCATGATGATGGCCATCCGCGCTACGCGCCCAGGAGGTCACGTGGGGTTTGTCGGCGTGCTCCACGACGTGGCCATTCCGGGGCAGGAGTACTTTTTCTCCCACGTACACCTGCACGGCGGGCCCGCCCCGGTGCGCCGCTTCCTGCCCGAGCTGATCGAGCTGATCTGGAAGGGGAAGATCAACCCCGGCAAGGTTTTCGATCTGACCCTGCCCCTAGCCCAGGTCGCCGAGGGTTACCGCGCGATGGACGAGCGCCGGGCGATCAAGGTGTTGCTGCGCCCATGATGGGGGACTCGAGCCGCCATGCCGTTATACCGTGTGCGCCGGCAACTCGATTTCCTGCACGGATGTTCTATGTCGTACGTCGTACGCCAAACGCGTTGGTAAAGGAGTAAACGAATGAGCCCATCGCTGTTGAAGCTCAACCACAGCATCCCAGAAGCCTGAGAACCACCCTAGAGGAGGGACGAGATGCAAAAGCGTAAACTGGGCCAGCTGGAAGTTTCGGCCATCGGACTGGGCTGCATGACCATGACCGGCGGCTACAGCGTGTCGCCGGAGCGGCGCGAGATGATCGCCCTGATCCGCAAGGCCGTGGAGCTGGGCGTGACCTTCTTCGACACCGCCGAGGTCTACGGCCCCTTCGTCAACGAGGAGCTGGTGGGGGAGGCCCTCGAGCCCTTCCGGGGTCAGGTGGCCATCGCCACCAAGTTCGGCTTCCGCCACGACGCGAACGGGCGTCCGAACCCCGCAAACGGCACCGACAGCCGGCCCGAGCAGATCCGGCGGGCGGTGGAGGGCTCGCTCAGGCGCTTGCGGGTGGAAGCCATTGACCTGCTCTACCAGCACCGGGTGGATCCCAACGTCCCCATCGAGGACGTGGCGGGCACGGTCAAGGAGCTGATCCAAGAAGGCAAGGTGCGGCACTGGGGCCTGTCCGAAGCGGGGCCAAAGACGCTCCGCCGCGCCCACGCCGTCTGTCCGGTAACTGCGGTGCAGTACGAGTACTCGCTCTGGTGGCGCAAGCCCGAACAGGAAATCCTGCCTATCTGTGAGGGGCTGGGCATCGGCTTTGTCCCGTACAGCCCCCTCGGCAAAGGTTTTCTAACCGGGGCGATTGACCAAACCACCGCCTTTGCCCCCTCCGACCTTCGCAGCCGGATCCCCCGCTTTAGCCCGGAGGCGCGGCAGGCCAACCAGGCGCTGGTGGAGCTGCTGCGAAACATCGCCGGGCGCAAGGGGGCCACCCCGGCGCAGGTCGCCCTGGCGTGGCTGCTGGCGCAGAAGCCCTGGATCGTGCCGATTCCGGGCACGACCAAGCTTCCTCGGTTGCAGGAAAACATCGGCGCGGTCAACGTCGCCCTCGCCCCGGAGGACCTGCAAGCCTTAGAGGAAGCGTCGGCCCAGATCCGGATCGTGGGCGAGCGCTACCCCGAGGAGCTGGAGCGCATGACCTATGTGGAATCGCCCCCAAAAGGTTGAACGCGTGAAAGGAGGTGAAGCGTATGGCCACCCAAGGAAGTGGATTCCAAAAGCCTAAGGCCGGCCGCTGGACGGCGGAAGAGCTGGCCCAAATCGCCCCGGCCGACGACCTCCACGTCGCCCCTTTTCGGGAAGACGGGGTCACCTACGGCACCCCCACCTGGGTCTGGTGCGTGGTGGTGGGGGAGGCCGTCTACGCCCGGGCCTACCACGGCCCCCGCTCTAGCTGGTACCAAGCGGCGGTGCGCCAGGGGGCCGGGCGGGTGCACGTGGCGGGGATGGTCCGGGAGGTGGTCTTTCAGCCGGTCCCGGCCGAGGATCCCCTCCAAAAGGCCATTGACGCCGCCTACCGGGAAAAGTACGGGGGAAGCCCCTACCTGGAACCCATGGTGAGCCCCCGGGCCCGGGCGGCCACCGTGCGGATCCTGCCCCGAGAGGAGGCGTAGTGGGTCAGCGGATCCTCATCACCGGCTCGGCGGACGGCCTGGGGCGGCTTCTGGCGCAGAAGCTGGTGGCCCTGGGGCACCGGGTGGTCCTCCACGCCCGCAACCCCAGGCGGGCCGAGGAGGCCCTGGCCCAGGTGCCCGGCGCCGAGGGGGTGCTGGTGGGGGACCTGGCCCGCCCTGAGGAAGTCCTCCGCCTGGCGGAGGCCGCCAAGGCCGCAGGGCCCTTCCATGCGGTGGTCCACAACGCCGGGGTGTACCAGGCCCCGGAGGGGGAGATCCTCTGGGTAAACACCCTGGCCCCCTACCTCCTCACCGCCCTCATCCCCAGGCCCCAGCGCTTGGTCTACGTCAGCTCCGACCTCCACCTCCAGGCGAGGCCCGACCTCGAGGCCCTGGCCAAGGGGCAGATTGGCTACGGCGAGTCCAAGTTCTACCTGGTCCTCCTGGCGAAGGCCCTCGCCCGCCTCTGGCCCGAGGTCTACGCCAACGCCGTGGACCCCGGCTGGGTGCCCACCAGGATGGGCGGCCCCACCGCCCCGGGTAGCCTCGAGGCGGGCGTGGCCACCCAGGCGTGGCTCGCCGTAAGCGACGATCCGCGGGCCAAGGTCAGCGGCCGTTACTTCCACCACCTGCGCGCAGCACGCCCTCATCCTCAGACCGATAATGTGGTGCTCCAGGAGGCCTTCTTGACCCTGTGCGCCAAGCTGACCGGCGTAGCCCTGCCTAAGGAGAGGTGAGCCATGCGGGCGATACCCATCCTGATCCTGAGCTTGGCCCTTTTGGCCCTCGCCCAGGAAGACGCCGTGCGGGTGGAACCCGTACGCTAAGGGAGGAGATGAACATGATCCAGATACATCGGAAAGGCACGCACCCCAAGGCCCAGGGCGACCCCGCCTACTTCACCGGCCCGGTGGAGGTGGAAACCCTTCTGGAGGCCCCACCCCCGGCCCGGGTCCGGGTGGCCCGGGTGCGCTTTGCCCCCGGGGCCCGCACCCACTGGCACACCCACCCCCTGGGGCAGACCCTGGTGGTCCTGGAGGGGGTGGGCTGGGTCCAGGAGGAGGGCGGCCCCAAGCAGGAGATCCGCGAGGGGGACGTGGTCTGGTTCCCCCCAGGGGTCAAGCACTGGCACGGGGCCGCCGCCCACACCCCCATGGTCCACCTGGCCATCCAAGAGGCCCAGGAGGGCCAAACCGCCCACTGGCTCGAGCCCGTAAGCGAGGAGCAATACCAGGGCTGATCATTACCCCGCCCTGGATGCGGTTCGCTCGAGCTCGGCGGCTTGGTACTTCAGCCCCTGGCGCTCCAGGTGCTGCAAGAAGTCCTTCGGTGCGCCCTCGTCGGTGATGAGCAGGTCGATCTCCTCCAGCGCGGCGAAGCTGGCCAGCGTCGCCCGCCCCAGCTTGCTGGAGTCCACCAGGGCGTAGGCGGTGTCCACCGACCGGATCATGGCCTGCTTGGTCTGGGCCTCGTAGGGGTTGGGGGTGGTGTAGCCCTTGACCGCCGTAACCCCGGTAGCGCTCATAAAAGCCTTGTCGGCGTGGTAGACCTCCAGGGTCCGCACCGCCGCC
It includes:
- a CDS encoding cupin domain-containing protein; this translates as MIQIHRKGTHPKAQGDPAYFTGPVEVETLLEAPPPARVRVARVRFAPGARTHWHTHPLGQTLVVLEGVGWVQEEGGPKQEIREGDVVWFPPGVKHWHGAAAHTPMVHLAIQEAQEGQTAHWLEPVSEEQYQG